Proteins encoded within one genomic window of Citricoccus muralis:
- the ftsX gene encoding permease-like cell division protein FtsX: protein MRLAFILGETFSGIRRNLSMVVSVILVTFISLSFVGTAGLLQLQINQMKGYWYDRVEVAIFLCTETSGAASCAAGAVTDEQRTAIQDLLDSPTASAYVDSYEYESQEMALDIFREQFSNSTMSDTVTAEQLPESFRVALINPEQYEVVNEMFSGMPGVEVVSDQRELLETLFTLMNIASVVAVAVAVVMLVCAILLIATTIRLSAFSRRRETGIMRLVGASKTMIQLPFLAEGVIAALIGAAMASVATWAVAHFFVGDWLTQQYPGTGFISGVDALLIIPLLLIIAVVLAAVSSMLTLRRYLRV from the coding sequence ATGAGGCTCGCTTTCATCCTGGGGGAGACGTTCTCCGGAATTCGCCGTAACCTCTCCATGGTGGTTTCGGTCATCCTCGTGACCTTCATTTCGCTCTCCTTCGTGGGCACCGCCGGTCTGCTCCAGCTGCAGATCAACCAGATGAAGGGGTACTGGTATGACCGCGTTGAGGTCGCGATCTTCCTATGTACGGAAACGTCAGGCGCGGCCAGCTGTGCTGCGGGTGCCGTGACCGATGAGCAGCGCACCGCCATTCAAGACCTGCTTGATTCTCCGACGGCTTCGGCCTACGTCGACTCGTATGAATATGAGTCCCAGGAAATGGCGCTCGATATCTTCCGCGAACAGTTCTCCAACTCGACGATGTCCGACACCGTCACCGCGGAACAGCTGCCGGAATCTTTCCGAGTGGCGCTCATCAACCCTGAGCAGTACGAAGTCGTCAACGAAATGTTCTCCGGAATGCCCGGCGTGGAAGTGGTTTCTGATCAGCGGGAGTTGTTGGAGACGCTCTTTACCCTGATGAACATCGCTTCGGTGGTGGCTGTGGCGGTGGCCGTCGTCATGCTGGTCTGTGCCATTCTGCTCATTGCCACGACCATCCGGCTGTCCGCCTTCTCACGTCGGCGCGAAACCGGAATCATGCGCCTGGTCGGTGCCTCCAAGACCATGATTCAGCTTCCGTTCCTGGCCGAGGGAGTAATTGCAGCACTGATCGGTGCGGCGATGGCGTCCGTGGCGACCTGGGCGGTGGCTCACTTCTTCGTGGGGGACTGGTTGACCCAGCAGTATCCCGGCACCGGGTTTATCTCCGGCGTTGATGCCTTGCTGATCATCCCGTTGCTGTTGATCATCGCGGTGGTCCTGGCAGCAGTCTCGTCGATGTTAACCTTAAGGCGGTACTTGAGGGTCTAG
- a CDS encoding M23 family metallopeptidase encodes MISTGLIAVLSLGLIAPANGQDAVDELERQLQQSERQQSQLSDALGELDDQKSGLQSNQGDLNASLEGLDADIAEKVTELNNLQAQLPAAQQAVTDAEGRVQAAAAEVASLNERVARAESQRSEIQAEIEAAEQQIAESYDEIGQIASQAYKQGGVSQNLSFILGLDDSSLPEAMGLAQQALRIQDSKLSTVSQQNSTDRNAEARLAAVEEEIRELKAEAEAALAREEQARDEAAAAKRELDQMVSTTQQLTEELEAERPRIQAQIDKNQAEQDAVNAEIAERQRELVAQQSDHADLQAEHQKAVEEAERRRREAEEAERKAREAEAAAARAAANERQKEAARQARANATKASEASAEADRKVTQAAQSSSSSSSWGLIRPLNTYQTSGFGWRPTPAGTYDYGGRGGYVHTGIDYGGGCGLPIRAAASGTVWNADWAVWTSGRRVVISHGVVNGKALATKYHHMTRYVVSPGQKVNQGDIIGYTGTTGNSTGCHLHFETIVNGTAVNPAGLL; translated from the coding sequence GTGATCAGCACTGGACTGATAGCCGTACTGAGTCTCGGCCTGATCGCGCCCGCCAACGGTCAGGACGCCGTCGACGAGCTGGAACGGCAACTGCAACAGTCCGAACGGCAGCAGTCGCAGCTCTCTGACGCGCTGGGGGAGCTGGACGACCAGAAGTCGGGCCTGCAGTCGAACCAGGGTGACTTGAACGCATCCTTGGAAGGGCTGGACGCCGATATCGCCGAGAAGGTTACAGAGCTCAATAATCTCCAGGCGCAGTTACCTGCCGCCCAGCAAGCGGTGACGGATGCTGAGGGACGGGTTCAGGCAGCCGCGGCCGAAGTGGCGTCCCTGAACGAGCGCGTCGCGCGTGCCGAGTCTCAGCGTTCCGAAATCCAAGCCGAGATCGAGGCAGCCGAGCAGCAGATCGCCGAATCGTATGACGAGATCGGACAGATCGCCAGCCAGGCTTACAAACAGGGCGGCGTATCGCAAAACTTGTCGTTCATTCTGGGCCTGGACGATTCTTCCTTGCCGGAAGCCATGGGGCTGGCACAACAGGCGCTGCGCATTCAGGACAGCAAGCTCTCCACGGTGTCACAACAGAACTCCACCGATCGCAACGCCGAGGCTCGCCTGGCCGCGGTGGAGGAAGAAATCCGCGAACTGAAAGCCGAGGCGGAAGCTGCCCTGGCGCGTGAGGAGCAAGCTCGAGATGAAGCTGCCGCAGCCAAGCGCGAGCTGGACCAGATGGTCTCCACCACGCAGCAGCTGACCGAGGAACTCGAAGCGGAGCGTCCGCGAATCCAGGCGCAGATCGACAAGAACCAAGCAGAGCAAGACGCCGTGAACGCGGAGATCGCCGAACGGCAGCGCGAGCTGGTGGCACAGCAGTCGGACCACGCAGATCTGCAGGCGGAGCACCAAAAGGCAGTAGAAGAGGCCGAGCGTCGTCGCCGTGAGGCCGAAGAAGCTGAGCGCAAGGCGCGGGAGGCAGAGGCCGCCGCAGCGCGTGCCGCTGCCAACGAACGCCAGAAGGAAGCGGCACGGCAGGCACGTGCGAATGCCACCAAGGCCAGCGAAGCCTCAGCGGAAGCCGATCGTAAGGTCACCCAGGCCGCGCAGTCCTCGTCGTCTTCATCCTCGTGGGGTCTCATCCGTCCGCTGAACACCTATCAGACCTCGGGCTTCGGCTGGCGTCCCACTCCGGCCGGCACCTATGACTACGGTGGCCGCGGGGGGTACGTTCACACCGGAATCGACTACGGCGGCGGTTGTGGCTTGCCGATCCGCGCCGCAGCCTCCGGCACCGTGTGGAACGCTGACTGGGCCGTGTGGACCTCCGGGCGCCGTGTGGTCATTTCTCACGGTGTGGTGAACGGCAAGGCTCTGGCCACCAAGTACCACCACATGACCCGCTACGTGGTCAGCCCGGGGCAGAAGGTGAACCAGGGCGACATCATCGGCTACACCGGGACCACCGGTAACTCCACTGGTTGCCACCTGCACTTCGAGACGATCGTCAACGGTACGGCCGTCAACCCCGCGGGTCTGCTCTAG
- the smpB gene encoding SsrA-binding protein SmpB: protein MAKKSAGKKPARDERVVIATNRKARHNYTIGDTYEAGISLKGTEVKSLREGHASLVDGFATFYRDELYLEQVYIPEYLNGSWTNHASRRRRKLLLHRQELNKLSRQIQESGITIVPLQLYFVNGRVKVEIAVAEGKRDYDKRQTLREKQDSREAQRAMRVANRRGDSAFRR from the coding sequence ATGGCGAAAAAGTCAGCTGGTAAGAAGCCGGCGCGTGACGAGCGCGTGGTCATTGCCACCAATCGCAAGGCGCGTCACAACTACACCATAGGTGACACCTACGAAGCAGGGATCTCGTTGAAGGGTACCGAGGTGAAGTCGCTACGTGAAGGCCATGCCTCACTGGTCGACGGGTTCGCGACCTTCTATCGCGACGAGCTCTACTTGGAGCAGGTCTACATTCCTGAGTACCTGAACGGGTCGTGGACCAACCACGCTTCCCGGCGGCGTCGCAAGTTGCTGTTGCACCGACAGGAACTCAATAAGCTCTCACGCCAGATTCAAGAATCCGGTATCACCATTGTGCCGCTGCAACTGTACTTTGTGAATGGGCGGGTCAAGGTCGAAATTGCGGTGGCCGAAGGTAAGCGGGACTACGACAAGCGGCAGACGCTGCGCGAGAAGCAGGACTCCCGCGAGGCGCAACGCGCGATGCGCGTGGCCAACCGGCGTGGCGATTCTGCTTTCCGTCGCTGA
- a CDS encoding DDE-type integrase/transposase/recombinase, whose product MPDKDVSLATRVEITKKYAEAYEAASKKDKSRILDKVVEITGWNRDHARQQLRRRLRQPPGRATATVAVIDRRKNPGSKYSYDCLKILQRVWAVAGGICGKYLAASMVDWLDAMEATGDLVYGQDRYSQHVRDELLTISAATIDRHLKPLRDQDPIRGKSATKPGALLRNSISVRKAGDEIEAEPGFFEVDTVAHCGPTLKGEFARTVNFTDMYTGWVFTTAIRNNSQTHIVSAFEKFLEAVPFMVTGIDSDNGSEFINHEVLGWSAQKKIFYTRSRPYQKNDQATIESKNNHLVRRYGFYYRYDTPHQRELLNQLWPLVCDRLNYYTPTKKPIGYTTDAVGRRKRVYDKPLSPYHRLLAAGVLSPAQEAELAAYKASLNVVEIARKITSIQHRLIENAKEPTRRLERELEYAAAAAMPDAEWIKIDQRRARSA is encoded by the coding sequence ATGCCCGATAAGGATGTCTCGTTGGCGACCAGAGTCGAGATCACGAAGAAATACGCCGAAGCGTATGAAGCAGCCAGCAAAAAGGACAAATCACGGATCCTCGATAAGGTCGTGGAAATCACTGGCTGGAACCGAGACCACGCCCGTCAACAACTACGCCGGCGTCTTCGCCAACCACCAGGACGAGCCACCGCTACCGTTGCGGTCATCGATCGACGGAAGAACCCGGGCAGTAAGTATTCCTATGACTGCCTGAAAATCTTGCAACGCGTGTGGGCTGTTGCTGGCGGTATCTGCGGCAAATACCTCGCAGCGTCGATGGTTGATTGGTTAGACGCTATGGAAGCCACCGGTGATCTCGTCTATGGCCAGGACCGATACAGCCAGCACGTCCGTGATGAACTGCTCACTATTTCAGCCGCGACCATTGACCGGCATCTGAAACCTCTGCGGGATCAAGACCCGATTCGAGGTAAATCCGCCACGAAGCCCGGGGCACTGTTACGAAACTCGATCAGTGTGCGTAAAGCCGGTGACGAGATCGAAGCTGAACCAGGATTCTTCGAAGTCGATACCGTCGCTCATTGCGGGCCTACCCTGAAGGGCGAGTTCGCTCGTACGGTGAATTTCACTGACATGTACACCGGGTGGGTGTTCACCACCGCGATCAGGAATAATTCCCAGACCCACATCGTCTCTGCTTTCGAGAAGTTCCTCGAAGCAGTCCCGTTCATGGTCACAGGCATCGATTCCGATAACGGTAGCGAGTTCATCAACCATGAAGTGCTGGGATGGAGCGCTCAGAAGAAGATTTTCTATACCCGTTCACGGCCTTATCAGAAGAATGATCAAGCCACGATCGAGTCGAAGAACAACCATCTCGTGCGCCGGTACGGGTTCTACTACCGGTACGACACCCCTCATCAACGTGAGCTGTTGAATCAGTTATGGCCATTGGTGTGTGACCGGCTGAATTACTACACCCCCACGAAGAAACCCATCGGATACACCACTGATGCGGTTGGCCGCCGGAAACGGGTCTACGACAAGCCCTTATCGCCGTATCACCGGCTCTTAGCCGCTGGAGTGCTTAGCCCGGCCCAAGAAGCCGAGCTCGCCGCGTATAAAGCCTCACTAAACGTCGTTGAGATCGCTCGTAAGATCACCTCGATCCAGCACCGATTGATCGAGAACGCGAAAGAACCCACCCGACGGCTAGAACGCGAACTGGAATACGCGGCCGCTGCGGCCATGCCCGACGCGGAATGGATCAAGATCGATCAACGCCGAGCCCGTAGCGCCTAA
- a CDS encoding IS481 family transposase: MKIKNKAIILAVTQGSMSTKATAAHFNVTERWVQALVRRYLQEGDNAFESRSKRPLTSPNQTPPETRDRILQLRSDLVSTGLDAGADSIRAYLENEGILVPSRSTVHRILRQANTVIDQPQKRPNSSLNRFVAVLPNEMWQADFTHWTLADGTDAEVLDFIDDHSRFLISLRAYRRVTVRNVVEQFSAACEEHGRPQKSLTDNGLVFTTRFAGRAGNEDPAKNQFEKLLHRWDVQQINGSPNHPQTQGKIERFHRTLKQWLRAQPRARSVQTLNKQLTQFQQIYNHDRPHRAIKRKTPASVYSALPKATPVPQPQEDYRIRNDTVDKFGKLTIRYDGKLRHLGMGATYSGIPVRMMVDDREITVIHRKTGEILRYFEIDVSKNYQKPTKRLSK, from the coding sequence GTGAAAATAAAAAATAAGGCCATCATCCTGGCCGTCACGCAAGGGTCCATGTCCACCAAGGCAACCGCAGCGCACTTCAATGTGACTGAACGATGGGTACAAGCTCTGGTCCGCCGCTACCTCCAAGAAGGAGACAACGCTTTCGAATCTCGGTCAAAGCGACCGCTGACATCACCAAACCAAACCCCTCCCGAGACCCGGGACCGTATCCTGCAGCTACGGAGCGATCTCGTCAGCACTGGCTTAGACGCTGGCGCAGATTCCATTCGCGCCTACTTAGAAAACGAAGGCATTCTGGTGCCGTCACGATCGACCGTGCATCGAATTCTGCGCCAAGCCAACACTGTGATCGATCAACCGCAGAAACGTCCTAATTCCTCATTGAATCGGTTTGTCGCCGTTCTACCCAACGAGATGTGGCAAGCCGATTTCACCCATTGGACACTCGCCGATGGAACAGACGCCGAGGTACTGGACTTCATCGACGATCACTCACGATTCCTCATCAGCCTGCGCGCTTACCGCCGCGTGACAGTGCGCAACGTCGTCGAGCAATTCAGCGCTGCTTGCGAAGAACACGGACGCCCTCAGAAATCACTCACCGACAACGGCTTGGTCTTCACAACTCGGTTCGCAGGACGCGCTGGCAACGAAGACCCCGCAAAGAACCAATTCGAAAAGCTCCTGCATCGGTGGGACGTTCAGCAGATCAATGGGTCCCCGAACCACCCGCAAACGCAGGGAAAGATCGAACGCTTCCACCGGACCCTCAAGCAGTGGCTACGAGCTCAACCCAGGGCCAGATCGGTACAAACACTCAACAAACAACTCACTCAGTTTCAGCAGATCTACAACCATGACAGACCGCATCGAGCGATCAAGCGAAAAACTCCGGCCAGCGTCTATTCGGCTCTGCCGAAAGCAACACCGGTGCCACAACCTCAAGAGGACTACCGAATCAGAAACGACACCGTGGACAAGTTCGGCAAGCTCACTATCCGCTACGACGGAAAGCTCCGTCACTTAGGAATGGGGGCCACTTACTCAGGCATCCCGGTACGAATGATGGTCGATGACCGCGAGATCACCGTCATTCACCGAAAAACTGGCGAGATCCTCAGATACTTCGAAATAGACGTCTCAAAGAACTATCAGAAACCCACCAAACGCCTGAGTAAGTGA
- a CDS encoding fluoride efflux transporter FluC, with product MILVLLMFAGCCALGAALRYVADTLLPSHGILLVNVLGSLIAGAVFAAVWGAGASESTTMFLATGLAGSLTTFSTVSLAAGKALLERRYRTTLSTLLLHYGASLTAATLGYLAIAWLTSTAM from the coding sequence ATGATTCTGGTGCTCTTGATGTTCGCCGGTTGCTGTGCCCTCGGTGCGGCGCTGCGCTACGTGGCCGATACATTACTGCCCTCGCACGGTATCCTGCTCGTCAACGTTCTCGGCTCATTGATCGCCGGTGCCGTCTTCGCTGCAGTATGGGGTGCAGGTGCGTCAGAATCGACAACTATGTTCCTTGCCACGGGGCTGGCCGGATCACTGACGACGTTCTCCACCGTCTCGCTGGCCGCGGGCAAGGCCCTCCTCGAACGTCGCTACCGCACCACACTGAGCACCCTGTTGCTTCACTACGGCGCGAGCCTCACGGCCGCCACACTCGGGTATCTCGCTATCGCTTGGCTGACGTCGACTGCTATGTGA
- a CDS encoding FluC/FEX family fluoride channel, which translates to MARVSPRTLFAVALGGVLGGGLRLAAMEMFPLGQEPLNTWLALSGEFLTLTVINLVGSFALGWVSGIASHAAWPEWARVGLSTGVLGSFTTLSALTTAWLAALAVLSTSSAATGASLATAGALGLAVLFGSTMLGALLAAAGIRSADGRTGKEK; encoded by the coding sequence ATGGCTCGCGTCTCTCCACGCACGTTGTTCGCCGTTGCCCTCGGCGGCGTGCTCGGCGGTGGCCTGCGTCTGGCCGCCATGGAAATGTTCCCCCTCGGACAGGAGCCCCTGAACACCTGGCTGGCGCTGTCGGGAGAATTTCTCACACTCACCGTGATCAATCTGGTGGGCTCGTTCGCCCTGGGCTGGGTCTCCGGTATCGCGTCCCATGCGGCCTGGCCCGAATGGGCACGCGTCGGACTCAGCACGGGCGTCTTGGGCTCGTTCACCACGCTCTCGGCACTCACGACGGCGTGGCTCGCCGCCCTCGCCGTGCTCAGCACGTCCTCCGCAGCCACCGGGGCGTCCCTCGCTACGGCCGGTGCACTCGGGCTCGCGGTGCTGTTCGGATCCACCATGCTCGGTGCTCTGCTGGCCGCGGCAGGCATCCGTTCGGCAGACGGCCGCACAGGAAAGGAAAAATGA
- the hisN gene encoding histidinol-phosphatase: MTPLENFQRGYRDDLHLALAMADAVDAVTMSRFNAVDLKVSTKPDLTPVSDADRSAEDLIRGQLSRARPRDAIFGEEFGTSGSGSRRWVIDPIDGTKNFVRGVPVWATLISLLDDGVPVLGVVSAPALHRRWWAMNGAGAYTGRSLAHAKRIHASNVSRLEDASLSFSSLEGWRERGNIREFLQLTSDVWRTRAYGDFWSYMMVAEGAIDIACEPELELYDMAALVPIVTEAGGRFTSLEGEPGPFGGNALATNDLLHSEVLERLNPALRGQHVAQ, translated from the coding sequence ATGACTCCACTCGAGAACTTCCAGCGCGGCTACCGGGACGATCTGCATCTGGCTCTGGCCATGGCCGATGCCGTCGATGCCGTCACCATGTCCCGTTTCAACGCCGTCGATCTGAAGGTCTCCACCAAACCGGATCTCACCCCGGTCTCCGACGCCGACCGCTCGGCCGAAGACCTCATCCGCGGTCAGCTCTCCCGTGCCCGCCCCCGCGACGCCATCTTCGGTGAAGAGTTCGGCACCTCGGGCTCGGGTTCCCGACGCTGGGTGATCGATCCCATCGATGGCACCAAGAACTTCGTCCGCGGCGTGCCCGTCTGGGCCACCCTGATCTCCTTGCTCGACGACGGCGTCCCCGTGCTCGGTGTGGTCTCCGCTCCGGCCCTGCACCGGCGTTGGTGGGCTATGAACGGCGCCGGCGCCTACACCGGCCGGTCGCTGGCCCATGCCAAGCGCATTCACGCTTCGAATGTTTCCCGGCTCGAGGACGCTTCCCTGTCGTTCTCCTCCCTCGAAGGGTGGCGCGAACGCGGCAATATCCGCGAATTCCTTCAACTGACCTCGGATGTGTGGCGCACCCGGGCCTACGGTGACTTTTGGTCCTACATGATGGTGGCCGAAGGCGCCATCGACATCGCCTGCGAGCCGGAGCTCGAGCTCTACGACATGGCCGCGCTCGTCCCGATTGTCACCGAGGCAGGTGGGCGTTTCACCTCGCTCGAAGGCGAGCCCGGCCCCTTCGGCGGCAACGCGCTGGCCACCAACGATCTGCTGCACTCCGAGGTGCTGGAGCGTCTCAATCCGGCTCTGCGCGGGCAGCACGTCGCCCAATAA
- the rsgA gene encoding ribosome small subunit-dependent GTPase A → MTPGRRGGIDPNAWDESRIRDRPSKRGSRPRTKERPSHEDAIIGRVTTVDRGRYRVRLPDGVMVTAMRAKELRRTPVVTGDRVALVGDLSGNEGSLARMVRVEDRATVLRRSADDTDSYERVVVANVDILVIMVAAANPEPRTGFIDRALVAAYDAGITPLLCITKTDLRDPSELIAHYADVDLEILTSQSADEHDDALLDNALLAQILDRLHGHVSALVGPSGVGKSTLINALTGADRATGHVNAVTGRGRHTSSSALALPLSDDDATWLIDTPGIRSFGLGLVDPDHLVEAFDELAPAIADCPKGCEHTEASPGCALDAWVAGGQAGSSGAARLASLRRLLGNRGTNDHDERPTADPPHQESGGTALGG, encoded by the coding sequence ATGACGCCGGGCCGACGCGGCGGGATCGACCCGAACGCCTGGGACGAATCTCGCATTCGCGACCGCCCCAGCAAGCGTGGCTCCCGCCCGCGCACCAAAGAGCGTCCGAGCCACGAGGACGCCATCATTGGTCGCGTCACCACGGTGGACCGTGGTCGCTACCGGGTACGCTTGCCCGACGGCGTGATGGTCACCGCCATGCGCGCTAAAGAACTGCGCCGCACCCCCGTCGTCACCGGCGACCGCGTCGCCCTGGTGGGAGACCTCTCCGGCAACGAAGGCAGTCTCGCCCGCATGGTCCGCGTGGAGGACCGCGCCACGGTGCTGCGCCGCTCCGCCGACGACACCGATTCCTACGAGCGCGTGGTGGTGGCCAATGTGGACATACTGGTGATCATGGTCGCCGCCGCCAACCCGGAACCACGCACCGGTTTCATCGATCGCGCCCTCGTCGCGGCTTATGATGCCGGGATCACGCCCTTACTGTGCATCACTAAAACCGATTTGCGTGACCCCAGCGAACTCATCGCCCACTACGCGGATGTGGACTTGGAGATCCTCACCTCCCAGTCCGCTGATGAGCACGACGACGCGCTGCTCGACAACGCGCTGCTCGCACAGATTCTGGACCGCCTCCACGGCCACGTCAGCGCCCTGGTGGGCCCCTCCGGCGTCGGCAAATCTACGCTGATCAACGCGCTCACCGGCGCGGATCGTGCCACCGGTCACGTCAACGCCGTTACCGGCCGCGGCCGACACACCTCCTCTTCTGCGCTGGCACTGCCGCTCTCGGACGACGACGCCACCTGGCTCATTGACACCCCCGGCATCCGTTCCTTTGGGCTCGGACTCGTCGATCCCGACCACCTGGTCGAAGCCTTCGACGAACTGGCACCGGCTATCGCCGACTGTCCCAAAGGGTGCGAACACACCGAGGCCTCCCCTGGATGCGCCCTCGACGCCTGGGTGGCGGGCGGCCAGGCCGGTTCGTCCGGTGCCGCCCGGCTGGCCTCATTGCGGCGCCTGCTCGGCAACCGCGGCACCAACGACCACGACGAACGTCCCACGGCAGACCCGCCGCACCAAGAGTCCGGCGGCACCGCACTCGGCGGGTAG